From one Trifolium pratense cultivar HEN17-A07 linkage group LG1, ARS_RC_1.1, whole genome shotgun sequence genomic stretch:
- the LOC123915626 gene encoding two-component response regulator ARR12 isoform X1, giving the protein MMNDLRDKFPIGMRVLAVDDDRTCLKILEKLLLKCQYHVTTAQNAITALNLLRENKNNFDLVISNVHMPDMDGFKLLELVGLEMDLPVIMFSANDDPKMVLKGINHGACDYLLKPVILKEVQTIWQHVIRKKKTSKRSNHDAANSDSGNGIDSAVTGSSDQNERPSSSRKRKEKNEDDDEENEDDHDNDDPTAQKKARVVWTPALHRKFVAAVNQLGIDKAVPKKILDLMNVEKLTRENVASHLQKYRLYLKRISEGENQQANMAALLGSSSDTSYSGMTSLGGSTQFHNNHYKSFASNGSMSSIFNTPANVNMHGFSSSGTPLLNHTHNNQLKFQSAMTRDNLNDVLKMPISSAGLDQLLHSKGITVSTNIQTMTNKFPDYYKPKVTMSCTNNAFILESNPQEKQVAEGYKNLASQNSQYLPSLENRRCNDIWSNTMQLPGTNSYLPREGFGHGSASHKDNRNAAMPHTDAHEFCNNVPFQGWDNNHNNHDASYHSSHVVGSSIGSMIPAVNAVEPEENLDYSYCDSLQMKRDRTTELTEGSSFNPHQAYMMNNQMKFQNSGISNNPGSLEDAVRDMIKQKQLYANLSGGTM; this is encoded by the exons ATGATGAATGATCTTAGAGATAAATTTCCGATAGGAATGCGTGTTCTTGCTGTTGATGATGATAGAACTTGTCTCAAGATTTTGGAAAAACTTCTCCTAAAGTGTCAATACCATG TTACCACTGCTCAAAACGCGATAACAGCGCTGAACTTGTTGAGAGAAAACAAGAACAATTTTGACTTAGTAATCAGCAATGTTCATATGCCTGATATGGATGGATTCAAGCTGCTTGAGCTTGTTGGACTTGAGATGGACTTACCTGTCATAA TGTTTTCGGCAAACGATGATCCAAAGATGGTGCTTAAAGGAATTAATCATGGTGCTTGTGATTATCTGCTGAAACCTGTTATACTGAAAGAGGTACAAACCATTTGGCAGCATGTAATCAGAAAGAAGAAGACTAGCAAAAGAAGCAACCACGACGCGGCAAATTCTGATAGCGGAAATGGAATAGATTCTGCAGTGACAGGAAGTTCTGATCAAAATGAAAGGCCTTCTAGTTCTAGaaaaaggaaggaaaagaatgaagatgatgatgaagagaATGAGGATGATCATGACAATGATGATCCAACCGCGCAAAAGAAGGCTCGTGTTGTTTGGACACCTGCCTTACACCGCAAGTTTGTTGCTGCTGTTAATCAATTAGGCATCGACA AAGCTGTGCCGAAAAAGATTCTTGACTTGATGAATGTTGAAAAGCTTACAAGGGAGAATGTGGCTAGCCATCTTCAG AAATATAGACTCTATCTGAAAAGGATTAGTGAAGGGGAAAACCAACAAGCTAATATGGCAGCATTGTTAGGTAGTTCTTCGGATACATCCTATTCAGGAATGACTTCTCTCGGTGGCTCTACACAGTTTCATAACAATCATTACAAATCCTTTGCATCTAACGGTAGTATGAGTAGTATATTCAACACTCCTGCTAATGTGAATATGCATGGATTCTCTTCTTCTGGAACTCCTCTGCTGAATCACACACATAATAATCAGCTAAAGTTCCAATCGGCAATGACTCGCGACAATCTGAACGATGTTCTAAAAATGCCGATTTCTTCTGCAGGACTTGATCAATTGCTACACAGTAAAGGTATTACTGTTAGTACTAATATTCAAACCATGACGAATAAATTTCCAGATTATTATAAACCAAAAGTAACAATGAGTTGCACAAACAATGCCTTTATTTTAGAATCGAATCCTCAAGAGAAACAAGTAGCTGAAGGATACAAAAACTTAGCCTCTCAGAATTCACAGTATCTTCCTTCACTTGAAAACCGAAGGTGCAACGATATTTGGTCAAACACTATGCAATTACCTGGAACAAACTCTTATCTTCCAAGAGAAGGTTTCGGCCATGGTTCTGCGTCTCATAAGGATAACAGAAATGCTGCTATGCCTCATACAGACGCACATGAATTCTGCAATAATGTGCCATTTCAAGGTTGGGACAATAACCATAATAATCATGATGCAAGTTACCATTCTTCTCATGTGGTTGGAAGTTCAATAGGCTCCATGATTCCTGCTGTCAATGCTGTTGAACCAGAAGAAAACTTGGATTATAGTTATTGTGATTCGCTACAAATGAAGCGTGATCGTACCACGGAGCTAACAGAAGGGTCGTCATTCAATCCACATCAGGCATATATGATGAACAACCAGATGAAGTTTCAAAACAGTGGAATCTCTAATAATCCTGGTTCACTCGAAGACGCTGTCCGTGACATGATCAAGCAG
- the LOC123915626 gene encoding two-component response regulator ARR12 isoform X2, translating to MMNDLRDKFPIGMRVLAVDDDRTCLKILEKLLLKCQYHVTTAQNAITALNLLRENKNNFDLVISNVHMPDMDGFKLLELVGLEMDLPVIMFSANDDPKMVLKGINHGACDYLLKPVILKEVQTIWQHVIRKKKTSKRSNHDAANSDSGNGIDSAVTGSSDQNERPSSSRKRKEKNEDDDEENEDDHDNDDPTAQKKARVVWTPALHRKFVAAVNQLGIDKAVPKKILDLMNVEKLTRENVASHLQKYRLYLKRISEGENQQANMAALLGSSSDTSYSGMTSLGGSTQFHNNHYKSFASNGSMSSIFNTPANVNMHGFSSSGTPLLNHTHNNQLKFQSAMTRDNLNDVLKMPISSAGLDQLLHSKESNPQEKQVAEGYKNLASQNSQYLPSLENRRCNDIWSNTMQLPGTNSYLPREGFGHGSASHKDNRNAAMPHTDAHEFCNNVPFQGWDNNHNNHDASYHSSHVVGSSIGSMIPAVNAVEPEENLDYSYCDSLQMKRDRTTELTEGSSFNPHQAYMMNNQMKFQNSGISNNPGSLEDAVRDMIKQKQLYANLSGGTM from the exons ATGATGAATGATCTTAGAGATAAATTTCCGATAGGAATGCGTGTTCTTGCTGTTGATGATGATAGAACTTGTCTCAAGATTTTGGAAAAACTTCTCCTAAAGTGTCAATACCATG TTACCACTGCTCAAAACGCGATAACAGCGCTGAACTTGTTGAGAGAAAACAAGAACAATTTTGACTTAGTAATCAGCAATGTTCATATGCCTGATATGGATGGATTCAAGCTGCTTGAGCTTGTTGGACTTGAGATGGACTTACCTGTCATAA TGTTTTCGGCAAACGATGATCCAAAGATGGTGCTTAAAGGAATTAATCATGGTGCTTGTGATTATCTGCTGAAACCTGTTATACTGAAAGAGGTACAAACCATTTGGCAGCATGTAATCAGAAAGAAGAAGACTAGCAAAAGAAGCAACCACGACGCGGCAAATTCTGATAGCGGAAATGGAATAGATTCTGCAGTGACAGGAAGTTCTGATCAAAATGAAAGGCCTTCTAGTTCTAGaaaaaggaaggaaaagaatgaagatgatgatgaagagaATGAGGATGATCATGACAATGATGATCCAACCGCGCAAAAGAAGGCTCGTGTTGTTTGGACACCTGCCTTACACCGCAAGTTTGTTGCTGCTGTTAATCAATTAGGCATCGACA AAGCTGTGCCGAAAAAGATTCTTGACTTGATGAATGTTGAAAAGCTTACAAGGGAGAATGTGGCTAGCCATCTTCAG AAATATAGACTCTATCTGAAAAGGATTAGTGAAGGGGAAAACCAACAAGCTAATATGGCAGCATTGTTAGGTAGTTCTTCGGATACATCCTATTCAGGAATGACTTCTCTCGGTGGCTCTACACAGTTTCATAACAATCATTACAAATCCTTTGCATCTAACGGTAGTATGAGTAGTATATTCAACACTCCTGCTAATGTGAATATGCATGGATTCTCTTCTTCTGGAACTCCTCTGCTGAATCACACACATAATAATCAGCTAAAGTTCCAATCGGCAATGACTCGCGACAATCTGAACGATGTTCTAAAAATGCCGATTTCTTCTGCAGGACTTGATCAATTGCTACACAGTAAAG AATCGAATCCTCAAGAGAAACAAGTAGCTGAAGGATACAAAAACTTAGCCTCTCAGAATTCACAGTATCTTCCTTCACTTGAAAACCGAAGGTGCAACGATATTTGGTCAAACACTATGCAATTACCTGGAACAAACTCTTATCTTCCAAGAGAAGGTTTCGGCCATGGTTCTGCGTCTCATAAGGATAACAGAAATGCTGCTATGCCTCATACAGACGCACATGAATTCTGCAATAATGTGCCATTTCAAGGTTGGGACAATAACCATAATAATCATGATGCAAGTTACCATTCTTCTCATGTGGTTGGAAGTTCAATAGGCTCCATGATTCCTGCTGTCAATGCTGTTGAACCAGAAGAAAACTTGGATTATAGTTATTGTGATTCGCTACAAATGAAGCGTGATCGTACCACGGAGCTAACAGAAGGGTCGTCATTCAATCCACATCAGGCATATATGATGAACAACCAGATGAAGTTTCAAAACAGTGGAATCTCTAATAATCCTGGTTCACTCGAAGACGCTGTCCGTGACATGATCAAGCAG